aatttttttactttatgcATTACCTTGCTGtatctataagataagaatgATAAGACTCTTTTGGCGCAAGAATATATCAAAGATTCACTTCTTTACAATGACTCGCACGTTTGGAATTATGTAAATGCTTAATTTGTTCCCACCCGTTGGGATGTTGCACTGAGAGAGTTACATTATCGCTCTATCAATACGCCCTTGCACTTTAAACCTAATCTAGTTAGTACTCTTttcgtcccgctttagcagtcccattgattattctgccctctttttaaagtggagaaatggtaaattaagagatacaataatttagataagactcttctctatattattctctttaactattttttatcatttctcatttttaactattttttatcatttctacGAAAAGAGAGCAGAAaggtcaatgggactgctaattTTCCATGTGTCCTTCGATTTTAGGACAATGTATTTCCTCACATAAAATAAGTTGTAATACTAggattttaaatatgtaattatcatgtttttcaataaaatatatgaattttagtattcaaataatatttaatctgaacgtaaattaaattagttggaaaataataaaaataaaataaatttataggaCCCATAAATAGTGAAGGGAAGAGATGGATAAAAGATGGAGAGTTGCAGatgctttcttttaattaagAGATGAAGTAAAAAGTAATGTCAAATAATGAAGGGAAAGATGGATAAAAAACCGCGGGTGAATGAGCTCACCTCCTATGCAAAtagtcatttaaaaaaaaatttattcatccTATACaaatatagtcatttttaaataaatttattcatacaaatagtcaatttttaaataaaatttattcatccattaaaaattagtcaaccaaactctatttattttaatttcggCGATGGCTATCTAGTCCAAGACAGAGCTGTCTGGGTGTGCAGTGATTGTTTAAGTTTTGATTGGTTCAactattatgtatttttaattttttggattttttttttcagtagtcACAAACTTTCAACATATTGTAAATTTAAGTTTGGATATGAAACACATgagaatataatttaaaatttaaacaagtTTTGACCTATAACTATACATTCAATGGTTTATCAATGAAATTTCAActgaaaatttattagttgtaCACAATCTTGGCAGATCAAATATCCAATTTGTTACATTGGATGATGGGGTTTAATGGTGGGCTCAATCTCCTTATTATTGCATAAATACTTGTACACGCACTAAATGGACAATTTCTAGTCCTTATATATTATTCTTGAGTGGGATGCtaactttttcttatattattaactagttaacttaagaaagttagcatcGGATCACACCTCTTATTCGCTATCTATCgtacttcatccgtccgcTATTAAGAATCTCGGTTCACtgttaccataaatagtaagttgACCCATTttccattaactcataaaaatgagttttatatTCTACTATtgttttccactcacttttctttgtatttcttaaaatcggttattaaactcaaataggactcctaatggacggatggagtatagtATATATTGTAGGATAGATAGCGAATCGAGTTGTTGATTCACGGGGTAGTGGAATTGATGGCCCAGTAGCTAACAATAACATCAACGTGATTAGGCCCACTAAAACGTTGCCTTGAGTTTTGGGCCTAAGCCCACCTGAAAAGTCCAATAAAATGCGATCATACAAGTGTTACCTAACGccaataaaatcatattttaaattatgaaaacgTAATATacactaaattatttttgtgccaaaatatttattcaaataaaataaactctaaggccatgtttggttggcggaaaagtaaagttggcaaggaaaatgattccttggaaaataaatcctgggaatatgattcctagtaactttacttttctgtaatttatatataatttaaacaccaaactaaaaatacactcattattttttatttataaaaaagaataataatataaaattttaataaattattaattacaaataataataattatattattatatttttattacttcggatagtttaaatatggattattcatcataatatataaaatataattataattataattgtagTTACATGAagtattatactcatttattataataataaatataataattattatattataattataatatttatagatattataattgaaaaaaatttataaattaaaattgcactatgactttgttgattaattattaatttataaaatataattattattatttattacacgttatattgtataattatattttaactatttaataaattattaactactatcatgaattattataaaatatagttataattatgataattttaattataattatttattatagtgaaattaaggagtatgatttataattttaaattatttttaaaacattataattactaataataataattaaaaaaaactatactatattgcattaaatatgtaagaatcctaaaactaggaaaaagaatacctaagaaaagcTAGGATTCATAATCctggaaagttgtactaactttccttgttctcggattctgattactttcccagtttgattaaaaatccaaacaaacacagaaatttaaaatttaaggaatcagattactttcccagCCAGAATCCtgccaaccaaacatggcctaacagtctatagatatttttttgaataagcatatattcaaaaaatatttaccatgaatgcattttatattaacaGACTAAAAAGCAAAGAGTGTGCATACTCTTGTCATCTtatgggatggatggagtatttaataatggcaaaacacattcttaggtccttatactttagtcaaaatgttaattaggtccttgtacatttttttcattttaataggtccttatacttttcacaatatttttatcaggtcctcgtacaattttttgttttagtaggtccttatacttatatcataaatttcattaggtccttgtacaatcttttattttagggacttttttacatttatcttggataataatctaaatttaattaaacttaatgaactttttaatattccattatttaacttagcatagtctataaagataatatcatcttgttatccaataatctcaataagttgtagagaataataaaaagattaaccgGGATGATTGAAGGTTAAAAtcagagtttttttttagaataactatccgaattttcaattgattatttatatttatattgaaagataTGTTTccctgaatatttataatcataagataagttaaataataaaattaaaaggttcattaaatttaattaaatataaattattatctaagataaaagtaaaagaatatcttgaaataaaaaattgtataaggacctaataaaatttataatcaaagtataatgacctactaaaacgaaaaaattatACGAGGatgtgataaaatttatgagaaatgtataaggacctactaaaatgaaaaaattgtacaaggacataataaacattttgattaaagtataaggacctacgAATATGTTTTGCCTTTAATAATTAAGGAATTTTGTTATGTGGCCATGTTAGGCATAGAGAAAGAGTGAAAATTACAAGCCAATATTTCAGTGTCTCAGATTCACTTAACCTGACCAGCTTCAGCTATTTCCAAAATCACATGCATTAATCATTGTGATGTATGCAATGATAATATGATActcttataaattatttagtcAAAATACATTTAGAGGTCATTGTTATTAATACAtgttttattagttatttacacacaaaaaaaatttcatcatgtcctttcttattaatatatttattttttcatcaggtcatttttacaaatttttggttcattagatttttatattaatgcaCTTTTATTTAAGAggttttatagtttttttttttaatttgtttgaatcttaatttatcaatcttcagaatttaaataaattattttgttacttaaattcgttttttttttctcctattcatttaaaaattaattcaattgcaatatccatttatggaatttcggaaaaatgaaaaatttattaatactgCATGTTACcaacttataattttttttcatttttctaataatttttgaattgatattataactgaattaattttaaaataaatataaaaaaattagcataaaaactaattaaattctaaaatcaGTCACACAAATGTCCAATCAAATAGCCTCTTAAATCAATCTGAATCAATATAAGGAtctaatgtaaaaaataaattttctaatcaaataaaatgtattAACACACGGCATGCTTCGAGCTCGTTGGAGGAGCGGAGGAGCACGTGCGCGGTGCGTCGCGGCGTGCGTGATGGAGGTCGGCATCAGGGCGCACAAGACGTCCGTGTAGGTTTCGTTATGCGAATAGATGGATCCGTTTGTGACGCGATGACAGCAGTTGGTTTCATAGATTTCTTTCGAAAACCGTAGTAGGTTTGAGTttcaaaatgaatattttatataattaagaaattattactATTGGATGATATTATGTGGATGTATGACATTgctataaaatattactattactaatgTAATAAGGATAAGATGATGGAAGATTGTTGaactcaatatatataatacaatCTTATAATGTATAGCTCcacaaattgataaaataaagaaaagttgaaattataagataaatcactataattttaatatttcactaaaatatttaaatgtcatAATTATTTTCGTAGTGCGTTgaataatactaatatgatAATAGGGATGGTCCGATGATAGCAACTCGTGACACCCAACATGTGACATATCctttaatagtttaattgtaTCGGATAGTGCATCAAATGATAGCATACTAGAGGTAATTTGATTATGGAAGGTCGTCCCACTCGGCGCCCACCTATGACACATTCTTCAattgtattattaattatatattcaaaatatatactaatgCAAATGATAGAAATTGACAAATAGTATATCCCAActttgtatatacaatttttgatAATGTATCACTGCCCATATATCAAATGGTATTATATCTTGTCtcaatgtattttttttggtggaaACATGACTCATTCATTATAATTTCCTAGATGGTTAGATTGACCAAAGATATCCTTGACTACAAACTAGTGATTATCTTTCCGCCATAGCCATATATACTAAAGGCACAAGTAGCATGGATACTAAAATTGCATTCGAAGCACGCCAACGCAAGACTATCACGATGCCTTATGTACCCTTTCCCACGCCTCTCACACCGACGGCCACAGACCAAATGCATGCGGACCAGAGTGAGAAGGCATTTATGAAATCTCCCACGCATCTCTGCAACCTCGTACTTGACCAAAGATAGCTTATCCAAGCACGGCACACATTCCACGTGGAACTCCTGCTCGCACTCCACGCACCCGTAGTACCACTGCGTCTCGTCAAGGCCCTCCTCGCAGTAGATCTTGGGGCCGTGACGAGCTTCAGAGGATGCGGGTCGCACACGTGGCGGACGGTGGCGGGGAGCCGCGCGCACGTGCCGTGTATGCTGAAATGCGGCACGTCCCGCATTTGTAGGAGATGCGCCTGCTCAGGGATCCACCGCAGCAGCGGCATGCTTCCAGCTCGTTGGAGGAGCGGAGAAGCACGTGCGTCGTGCCGGCAATACATGCATCAGGGCGCACAAGACATCCATGCTGGTTTCGTAACGGCAATACATGGATCCGTTTGTGTTGCGATGGCAGCACGTGGTTTCTTCGATTTTTCTCAAAGACTTTTGTAGGTCGATGAGTTGGAGGGCAATGCCGATGGGGTTTTGACTCAGCACGGACGGGAGAAGCGCGCAGCTGTCGTGGAGGAAGAGTTTCGGGCACTGAGAGCACGTGTAGAATGGAGGTGAGATAAATTGGATGCACGCGTTGCAGGTTGGGGGGCTATTAACTTCGTCGTCATCGGCCTCTTTGCAGATGGGATACTCATGGTGCAGGTTTAGTGGCTGTTCGTGCTCCAGTATGCCATCACTTGTGGTGGGTGTATTTTTGGTTATGTGTCGGACAATACTTGTGTATTCATCGGGAACTGGAAAATGAACGATGTGTGGAAATCGACCGTCTCAAAAAGCTTCTCGAAGCAGAACTGCCgcataaatatagtaaaaatgaaatgagatatttattagCGGACTGGACTGACAAAAGAAAATCTTAAATCTAAGCATCAATTCACCTGATTTGAAGCTCTGCCTTTCAGTGACGGCACACATGATGTGGACATAGTACTCACACATAGTGCACGAATAAACCCCCCAACTCGAGACCTTCTTTCCACAAATCGCACACTGACACGTGGTGACGTGGACACCTGCGTCCGTAATTCAGAAGAAGTGGGTGGTTGTGGCACTGGTGCTCTATTACATTTGGCAGTGCAGCGCAGTGTGGATGCAACCAGAAACCACATGTGCCGCACACGTGGACCAAAGGCGTAGCCGGGGCCCACGACAGCCCCAGACTATGCCCGGTCCCACACGCACAGCAGGCAAAGGAAGCATCCGCTGCTGAGCAGCGGATGACCATCAGCCTGTGGTCGTGGCTCCAGTGCAGGATCTTGACCGTTAAAGCGCACTTCACGTCGAGCTGGAAACCGCACCCCGGGCCGCGACAACAGTACAACACATCCCCGCAAGCAGCGTCGCAGTTGGAGCAGCTGCCTTTTCGGAGATTAGGCAGCTTCTGGAGGGGTTCCAAGGAAGGGTGCGAATCGCTGCCATCTAAATCCATTGGCAGATTACTGCACTGGTTGTGCAGGTAACCACTTCCCGACTCCGTTGCTTGAGAACGAGTCGCGAAGATCGGCAAATTGCAAGCGCTGCATAGCCTCGAATTCCTGTCGTCAGGATCGATCTTGTTTTCTTCCTTGTGAAATATAGATTTTGCAGTAGACAGATCAATTTCTTTTGGATGAAGATTTCTCAAGATAATGGGTTCGAAATTAAACAGTTCCATTTTTCTAAATGTGTGgatgtattaatttattaatacatGGTCTACTTATATAGTGTCACAACATGAAAGGAATGAACACTAAACTTAATTTTGACTTTATTAAAGAATTACAATCACACGTTTCCAATTACTTTATGCATCACCTTGTtggtagtactccctccgtcccacaagaaaatggactttctaattttgaaacttttttctctgtAATGAGGTGAGATTCATTCTCCATCAacaatactttatttactttttctctctacctctctctaaatttactaattttgcattaaaactcatgctgaacccaaagtgcatattctttggggacggaaggagtataagaTAAGAATGATATGCTTCTTTTTTGTGCaagaatattaaaagaattacTTCCTCACACGTTTGGAATTACTAGTCGAACAAGATAATATAAAAAGGAAGAAGGATACTTGAGAACCATAATTCAAAGAACATTTATGATGATAAattataaggaaaaaaaaagaataaatatacttAACTACAAAAAAACTCGCGATTTAGTGACGGATATACTCCGTCACTAATCAGCAAAATTTAGGCAATTAATAGATTTAGTGACAGATTAAGTACTAACAGCTCCATCAATAATAAACttgttagtaaaaaataattagtgacGGATTTCTGTCACTAAAGTTACAGTGATGGAAAATCATAGGCGGCAGCCATGGTAAATTCGGATTATTGACGGACTATTCTGTCACGAATTAGTGACTGACATTTTTCAATCGCTTATATGTCACTAATCCCTGAAATTTCCGCTAGTCACTAATTTCTGTCACTAATCTGcgattgttgtttttttttttagtttcgtaccaacataatataatgaaataaatatagaaattatttacctaattcaaattaataattttttctcattctatttccttatattttatcttctaTAGCACCGACATAAATGTGTGTgtgacttttttttctttatgacCATCATTGATCCTAATACATCCATTTTCCtgtctataaaaaatagtctcatttgtggataaaataaattttaatgaaaaaagtcGAGTAAAagctaaagaaaaaaatgagtaaaataagagagagagaaaatgagtaaagtatgagaaacGAGAGAAATGgtagtaaagtatgagagataaatttttcatttttaaaaatgtgactatttttcatggacagggggagtattaaaaaataaaaaaatattaattaatgcaaaattaaattttgatgacCTTGTTCATAAAATAGGCCCATGTTCTATATGTGAGTTTCATCTTTCACCCATTAAAGTCTAATGATTCATGCTAATTTTGTAAATCCTAATGTCACCCGCTAGTGTACGGGGTATGTAGCATGTGACAAGCTAAGTTATCAATCCACAAGAACTAAAATGTTAGAATGAATACTATGATACAATGTCAAAtgatgtactccctctgtcccatagtagatgtcacatttgggagatgacacgagattttaggggatgttattttatgtgttaagtggtgacagaaaatataattttataattgatgtgagaggaaactttttctaaaagaggaaatgtgacatcttttgtaggacaaactaaaaaggaaagtgtgacatcatTATGGcacggagggaatactattTAGACTAATGATGAGGTTTTGGTTTTTCTTAACTAAAACAAGGGATAAGGTAGCAAACAGAGATAAACAAGAACAAACAACCAAAAAAGCAATAAGGGAAGGTTTTTCAAACAATCTATGAAAGGTATGGATATGGATCCGTTAGCATGGATCACGGGTATCATCTGGGATTCATGTTCATCTATTGGGTAGACCCCCTATCTACATATCTAACATGTTGATTGTAGAGTCTCCTCCCAACACTTCGAGACCGACTCCCTAATTTTGCTGACCCAAGCCCTCTCTAGCAAATGCATCTCTCGATCACATACAAAGCACATAGTTGTTGATTGTCTAACCATTCTTGATTGTCTAACCATTCTAATGCATGTGCACACACCAATCAGATTACAATAGCAGACTACTGGATCTATTGTGTGCATTATCAAAACCTACACAATAATAGTacaataacaatttaaaaaaaaaaacatcttaTCAGTTTCAGCCAAAAACAACTTTAAGGTAATTTCTAGAGTAGTTTCATGACTGCACAATCagatatatatagattatGATGTTATGTGCAGTCCAGGGGCGGAGCCAGCATGTATGGAGCAAGGTCAAATGCCCCCCCGCCCCCCCCTGTACTTTTACATAAAAATTCTCaattatattaacaaaatactCTAGATGCACCTCtcaaatgcataaaatttttctacataatatatttttgcccctcCTCAAGTGAAATCCTAGCTCCACCTACGCAAAATTTATGTAATGGAATACTACTGTATAAACAACTCGTCAACCACTGTTTCTTGAACTGAACATTAAAAAAGGTACATGACTCCTATGttatacttataataatatgcattttagtactctctccgtcccataagtTTTGTTACACTTTGATcggacacggattttaagaaatgtaatggaaagtgagttaaaaaagttagtggaatgtgagtcctacttttatatattcgttttataataaaatatgagtgagaatgagttagtggaatatatggttcactacaaaaaatggttaaaagtaaaatgcgacaatttttttgaaacggacggaaatagaaaaatatcatgACATGGGACATATGGAGTAGATCGTGGGTAGTATAATAGGACAAATTGTGTATAGCATGATTACGAGTCATGAGTAGCAAATCATGCATGAATCGTactatgtattatgattgatTGAGTGACGATGAATAATGTGAGTTATACCGTGAAAAGAATCTCATTccaattatatttgaaatttaattagttaatgtGTGTGGCCCTTTCTACCTCGATCGAGTAGATCGAGTAGTAGTACGtggagtgaactacaaaattaatacCTAAAAAATGAGGTTTTCACCTTTTTAGTAcccaatttttcaaaaatcacattttcatttaaaaaccacaaaaaatctcaaaatcaGTCCTACTTTTTTACAATATAGTTGTACTTTATTTATGGATTATCACTATGAAAGAGCAGGGTCACgtgttatttatttaactattattAGTACTACCATCATATTTTGATGTAACTAATAATGGTTGTCCTTTTACTTGATGTATCTTTGAATCTGAATTTGAATGGGACCATTATTATTAGAAATACTACTATTctgcaatatttttttttcaatttcgtCAATTAATTAAGGTAGGTGTCTGACTTAGTGTTTGGCCTTTTCTAGTTAGAATAGCACTAGTCTTTTTAACCAAAacaataatagtaatttttaaactCGTGGATATATTTGATGTTCTTAAATTTGATAAACTATCACCACGAATAcctgaaaaatgataaatatcaaaacagatctttatttttcaattttacttcTGAGCCcaagaaaaagcaaaaaagatTTGGttcaaaaaattcattttgCTACATACGTGAATGTATGATGGTCTATTTAGAAAAGaatgaaattcatttttattggatgCAACAATTTCATAGATATTTtgttagtataattttattagaaatgggccactcaccccttaaaaggcctcataagagataggatcatcaccaagccgatgtgggacaagatattagaattttaacacgccccctcacgtgtgggccggaatgacacatcggacttccatcacgtgggtaggcaatgggacaagatattagaattttaacacgccccctcacgtatGGGCCagaatgacacatcggacttccatcacgtgggtaggcaagagaagaaataaagagataaaTCCATCATCGGCTTgggcccgctctgataccatattagaaatggaccactcaccccttaaaagacCTCATAAGAGGGAGGGTTATCCATCCTTATATAGAAGagataggatcatcaccaagccgatgtgggacaagatattaaaattttaacaaatttcaACCTGGCAGACACGCTAACGAGTTTATAGTAGTCATCGCAACATCTAACATGGATGCTGAAATCACATTTGAAGCACTCGAGCGCCAGAATATCACGACCTTCCTCATAGCCTTTCCTACAACAGCCACACCTACGGCCGCGGACCGAGGGTGAGTGGGCATTTATGATACGCCTCATGCACCTCTGCAATCTCGTACTTGATGAAAGATAGTTGATCTAAGCAGTCCACGTGGAACGCCTGCTCGCAATCCGCGCAGCCATAGTACCACTGCGTGCAGTCAAGGCCCTGCTCACATGCATCGCAGAAGGTCTCCGTCTGCGACTGCATGTGAGGAGGTGGGGCCGTGACGAGCTCCAGGGGGTGCAGGTCGGACACGTGGTGGACGGTGGCGGGAAGGCATGCACACGTGGCGTGTATGCTGAAATTGCGGCATGTGGTGCAGTTGTAGGATATGTCCCTTAGAAATCCGTTGCAGCAGCGGCACGTCGCTACCTCATATTCTAATGGGTGTACGTACGAGCGGAGCACGTGCGTCTTGGCGTGGGAAGTGTGCGTGATCGCGTCAGGCATGAAGCTGCAGATGATGTCCCTGTTCATTTCGCGGTGGGAGTAGGTGAATCCGTTGGTAAGGCGATTGCAGCACAGGGTTTTTGAGATGCCATGGGAAGACTCGTCTCGGCTATTTAGGCCGATGAGCTTACCTGTGGAACGGCTGAGCCACCCTATTTCCAGGGAACCCTTGAGCGGGCGGAGCGCTCTCTTGCGCGGGAGACGCACGCAACAATCATTGAGAAGGAGTTTCGGGCATCGGGAGCAGGTGTAGAATGGAGGTGAGATGAATTGAATGCACCCATTGCACTTAGGGAGCCGGTGAACGTCGCCGTCGTTGTTGATCTCCTCGTCATCGTTGTAGACGGGATAGTCGTGGTGCAAGGTTAGTGGATGTTGGTGTTGCACTATGTCATCACTTGGGGAGGTGGTGCATTTTGCTATGTGTCGTAGAATACTTGTGTATTCGTCAGGTACCGGAAAATGAACCAATTTTGGAACTCGATTTTCTTGCATAGCTTCTCGGAGCAGAACTGTGGTACAGTTATAGGACGCATTTGGATGTCAAATACCCGTATATTACTCCCTGGTCCCCATTAAATGTCCCATGTTTGACCG
The genomic region above belongs to Salvia hispanica cultivar TCC Black 2014 chromosome 3, UniMelb_Shisp_WGS_1.0, whole genome shotgun sequence and contains:
- the LOC125210013 gene encoding uncharacterized protein LOC125210013; the protein is MELFNFEPIILRNLHPKEIDLSTAKSIFHKEENKIDPDDRNSRLCSACNLPIFATRSQATESGSGYLHNQCSNLPMDLDGSDSHPSLEPLQKLPNLRKGSCSNCDAACGDVLYCCRGPGCGFQLDVKCALTVKILHWSHDHRLMVIRCSAADASFACCACGTGHSLGLSWAPATPLVHVCGTCGFWLHPHCAALPNVIEHQCHNHPLLLNYGRRCPRHHVSVCDLWKEVPDEYTSIVRHITKNTPTTSDGILEHEQPLNLHHEYPICKEADDDEVNSPPTCNACIQFISPPFYTCSQCPKLFLHDSCALLPSVLSQNPIGIALQLIDLQKSLRKIEETTCCHRNTNGSMYCRYETSMDVLCALMHVLPARRTCFSAPPTSWKHAAAAVDP
- the LOC125210014 gene encoding uncharacterized protein LOC125210014 — protein: MQENRVPKLVHFPVPDEYTSILRHIAKCTTSPSDDIVQHQHPLTLHHDYPVYNDDEEINNDGDVHRLPKCNGCIQFISPPFYTCSRCPKLLLNDCCVRLPRKRALRPLKGSLEIGWLSRSTGKLIGLNSRDESSHGISKTLCCNRLTNGFTYSHREMNRDIICSFMPDAITHTSHAKTHVLRSYVHPLEYEVATCRCCNGFLRDISYNCTTCRNFSIHATCACLPATVHHVSDLHPLELVTAPPPHMQSQTETFCDACEQGLDCTQWYYGCADCEQAFHVDCLDQLSFIKYEIAEVHEAYHKCPLTLGPRP